A genomic segment from Micromonospora echinaurantiaca encodes:
- a CDS encoding pyridoxamine 5'-phosphate oxidase family protein has product MTDAPPRGLAERLRDTRAKLESDVDLWVATAGSSGGVHLIPLSFLWDGSALLISTPRASVTGRNLLADPRVRLSLGPTRDVVIVDGTAEPVDIADLGPETGDAFATKTGFDPRQLDEPYQYFRIRPRRIQAWREANELAGRVLMRDGRWVG; this is encoded by the coding sequence ATGACGGACGCGCCGCCGCGTGGGCTTGCGGAGAGGCTGCGGGACACCCGCGCGAAGCTGGAGAGCGATGTGGACCTCTGGGTCGCGACCGCCGGCTCCTCGGGCGGCGTCCACCTCATCCCGCTCTCCTTCCTGTGGGACGGGAGCGCCCTGCTCATCTCGACGCCGCGTGCCTCGGTCACCGGCCGCAACCTGCTGGCCGACCCCCGGGTGCGACTCAGCCTCGGGCCGACGCGCGACGTGGTCATCGTCGACGGCACCGCCGAGCCGGTGGACATCGCCGACCTCGGCCCGGAGACCGGCGACGCGTTCGCGACCAAGACCGGCTTCGACCCGCGTCAGCTCGACGAGCCGTACCAGTACTTCCGCATCCGGCCGCGACGCATCCAGGCCTGGCGGGAGGCGAACGAGCTGGCCGGACGCGTCCTCATGCGCGACGGCCGCTGGGTCGGCTGA
- a CDS encoding dihydrofolate reductase family protein produces the protein MTQQTAGRRVVTNIALSLDGHYAAPRDPRDMSWVMPYAHTDVARDHLTSLWEPATTALLGRVNAEGFLGFWPTVIGAEGADPRDEGFAKWLVDADKVVLSATLGEAPWERTTIVDKPTAEVVEGLKAAEGGDILVLSSASVIKALLAADLVDRLAMTIFPVFLGGGPRLFDDGLPAGRWTLASQATGEHGTLALVYDRIR, from the coding sequence ATGACACAGCAGACCGCCGGCCGCCGGGTCGTCACCAACATCGCCCTCTCCCTCGACGGCCACTACGCCGCGCCGCGCGACCCCCGGGACATGAGCTGGGTGATGCCGTACGCCCACACCGACGTCGCCCGCGACCACCTGACCAGCCTCTGGGAGCCGGCGACGACGGCGCTGCTCGGGCGGGTCAACGCCGAGGGGTTCCTCGGTTTCTGGCCCACCGTCATCGGCGCCGAGGGTGCCGACCCGCGCGACGAGGGCTTCGCGAAGTGGCTCGTCGACGCCGACAAGGTGGTCCTCTCGGCCACCCTCGGCGAGGCGCCGTGGGAGCGGACGACGATCGTCGACAAGCCGACCGCCGAGGTGGTCGAGGGCCTCAAGGCGGCCGAAGGCGGCGACATCCTCGTACTCTCCAGCGCGAGCGTCATCAAGGCGCTGCTGGCGGCCGACCTGGTCGACCGGCTGGCGATGACGATCTTCCCGGTCTTCCTCGGTGGAGGGCCGCGCCTCTTCGACGACGGCCTGCCCGCCGGGCGGTGGACGCTCGCCAGCCAGGCCACGGGCGAGCACGGCACGTTGGCGCTCGTCTACGACCGGATCCGCTGA
- a CDS encoding helix-turn-helix domain-containing protein has product MHIPFGPQLIGQTEKTLNAILTTILGDRLTEPQWVTLRLASLLEQEISTGDDLAQAVADRARFGNAGELVRGLTTAGLLRDGRVTAAGRRLVAEIQAQTAERVAPVWADLPADDVAAAARVLNEVLRRARAVLA; this is encoded by the coding sequence ATGCACATCCCCTTCGGCCCCCAACTGATCGGACAGACCGAGAAGACCCTCAACGCCATCCTCACCACGATCCTCGGTGACCGGCTGACCGAGCCGCAGTGGGTGACGCTGCGACTCGCGAGCCTGCTGGAGCAGGAGATCTCCACTGGCGACGACCTCGCTCAGGCGGTCGCCGACAGGGCGCGCTTCGGCAACGCCGGCGAGCTCGTGCGGGGCCTCACCACCGCCGGGTTGCTTCGCGACGGGCGGGTGACCGCCGCCGGCCGGAGGCTCGTCGCGGAGATCCAGGCGCAGACCGCCGAGCGGGTCGCCCCGGTCTGGGCGGACCTGCCTGCGGACGACGTGGCCGCGGCCGCGCGGGTGCTCAACGAGGTGCTGCGGCGGGCCAGAGCGGTTCTCGCCTGA
- a CDS encoding aldo/keto reductase: protein MQYRTLGRTGVQVSTLALGAMNFGSLGRTTQDEVTAMVDAAIDAGINLVDTADMYGRGESEEMVGKAIAGRRDDIVLATKAGMPMGDERNQQGGSRRWLVTALDNSLRRLGVDHVDLYQIHRWDPGTSDEETLSALTDLQRAGKIRYFGCSTFPAYRIVQAEWAARENHLSRYVTEQPSYSILQRGIETHVLPVTEQYGLGVLAWSPLASGWLSGAIRRGREITTSRSTLLPQRFGLTLPANQARLDAVERLAALADEAGLTMTQLALGFVTAHRAVTSAIIGPRTMDHLRSQLAAADTVLASDLLDAIDAIVAPGVDLAPDEKYDTPPALLDPALRRR from the coding sequence ATGCAGTACCGCACCTTGGGCCGCACCGGCGTGCAGGTCAGCACCCTCGCGCTCGGCGCGATGAACTTCGGCAGCCTGGGCCGGACCACCCAGGACGAGGTCACGGCCATGGTCGACGCCGCCATCGACGCGGGAATCAACCTCGTGGACACCGCCGACATGTACGGCCGGGGCGAGTCGGAGGAGATGGTCGGCAAGGCCATCGCCGGCCGCCGGGACGACATCGTGCTGGCCACGAAGGCCGGCATGCCGATGGGTGACGAGCGCAACCAGCAGGGCGGTTCGCGCCGCTGGCTGGTCACGGCGTTGGACAACAGCCTGCGCCGGCTCGGCGTCGACCACGTCGACCTCTACCAGATCCACCGGTGGGACCCGGGGACCAGCGACGAGGAGACGTTGTCGGCGTTGACCGACCTGCAGCGCGCGGGCAAGATCCGCTACTTCGGCTGCTCGACGTTCCCCGCGTACCGCATCGTGCAGGCGGAGTGGGCCGCCCGGGAGAACCACCTGAGCCGATACGTCACCGAACAGCCGAGCTACTCGATCCTGCAACGCGGGATCGAGACCCACGTGCTGCCGGTCACCGAGCAGTACGGGCTCGGCGTGCTGGCGTGGAGCCCGTTGGCCTCGGGCTGGCTGTCCGGCGCCATCCGGAGGGGCCGGGAGATCACCACCAGCCGCTCGACCCTCCTGCCGCAGCGCTTCGGCCTCACCCTCCCCGCCAACCAGGCCCGGCTCGATGCCGTCGAGCGGCTGGCCGCGCTGGCCGACGAGGCCGGTCTGACGATGACCCAGCTCGCGCTCGGATTCGTCACCGCGCACCGCGCCGTGACCAGCGCGATCATCGGCCCCCGCACCATGGACCACCTGCGCTCCCAGCTCGCCGCCGCGGACACCGTGCTCGCCAGCGACCTGCTCGACGCGATCGACGCGATCGTGGCCCCCGGCGTCGACCTCGCGCCCGACGAGAAGTACGACACCCCGCCCGCCCTGCTCGACCCGGCGCTGCGACGTCGCTGA
- a CDS encoding TetR/AcrR family transcriptional regulator, which produces MVVDTDGGSGSSVTRKRADARRNQKTLLDAAAAAFIASGVDVPVRDIAARAGVGVGTIYRHFPTRADLIVAVYRHQVEALAAAGPTLLADSTAPYAALARWIDTFVDFLVTKHGLAEALQSDDAAFEALHAYFLDRLVPVCAQLLDAAAAAGEIRPDLDAYELMRGVGNLCIGAGSNPRYDARRMVGLLIAGLRRH; this is translated from the coding sequence ATGGTGGTCGACACCGACGGCGGTTCAGGGTCATCCGTCACGCGGAAGCGGGCCGACGCCCGGCGCAACCAGAAGACGCTGCTGGACGCGGCCGCCGCCGCCTTCATCGCGTCCGGCGTCGACGTGCCCGTGCGCGACATCGCCGCCCGGGCCGGCGTCGGCGTGGGCACGATCTACCGTCACTTCCCGACCCGAGCCGACCTGATCGTCGCCGTCTACCGCCACCAGGTCGAGGCGCTCGCCGCGGCCGGCCCGACACTGCTGGCGGACAGCACCGCACCGTACGCCGCCCTGGCGCGATGGATCGACACCTTCGTCGACTTCCTGGTCACCAAGCACGGCCTCGCCGAGGCGTTGCAGTCCGACGACGCCGCCTTCGAGGCGCTGCACGCGTACTTTCTCGACCGCCTCGTCCCCGTGTGCGCCCAACTGCTCGACGCCGCCGCCGCGGCTGGCGAGATCCGCCCCGACCTGGACGCCTACGAGCTGATGCGCGGCGTCGGCAATCTCTGCATCGGCGCGGGCAGCAACCCCCGGTACGACGCCCGACGCATGGTCGGACTCCTGATCGCCGGACTGCGCCGGCACTGA
- a CDS encoding metalloregulator ArsR/SmtB family transcription factor yields MDALLTALADPARWRLVTLLAERPRPVGILAQLAGARQPQTTKHLQTLERAGLVTSQRTGQRRIYALQPGALRDLAAALGRLADRADQAGGPLATYDRYGISLQAERLAAKAPGWADGRSFGFLRSLTAQPGLVWRHLTEAGLLAHWWTPDDLRVSEIVFEARPGGRIVQEYRDAEDADGSDLVVGRAEGVVDDVRPDERLSYQLSPLLPDGGLAFTAHVDLHLRPTDTGTDLDVQWRITGSTVDSADFIAGIEIGFGQSLDKLAAVLAADPHDADATDGSGTDTGSTT; encoded by the coding sequence GTGGACGCACTCCTCACCGCACTGGCCGATCCGGCCCGCTGGCGGCTCGTGACCCTGCTGGCCGAGCGGCCCCGCCCGGTCGGCATCCTCGCCCAGCTCGCCGGGGCACGCCAGCCGCAGACCACCAAGCACCTGCAGACCCTCGAGCGTGCCGGGCTCGTCACGTCGCAGCGCACCGGTCAGCGCCGCATCTACGCGCTCCAGCCCGGTGCCCTACGGGACCTGGCGGCTGCGCTCGGCCGGCTCGCCGACCGCGCGGACCAGGCCGGCGGCCCGCTCGCGACCTACGACCGCTACGGCATCAGCCTGCAGGCCGAGCGACTCGCCGCGAAGGCGCCGGGCTGGGCCGACGGCCGCTCGTTCGGGTTCCTCCGGTCACTGACGGCGCAGCCGGGGCTGGTCTGGCGCCACCTGACCGAGGCCGGTCTGCTCGCCCACTGGTGGACGCCCGACGACCTGCGCGTCTCCGAAATCGTCTTCGAGGCCCGACCGGGCGGACGGATCGTCCAGGAATACCGCGACGCCGAGGACGCCGACGGCTCCGACCTGGTCGTCGGGCGCGCGGAGGGCGTCGTCGACGACGTACGCCCGGATGAACGCCTCAGCTACCAGCTCTCCCCCCTGCTTCCCGACGGCGGCCTCGCCTTCACCGCCCACGTCGACCTCCACCTCCGGCCCACCGACACCGGCACGGACCTCGACGTCCAGTGGCGGATCACCGGCAGCACGGTCGACTCCGCCGACTTCATCGCAGGAATCGAGATCGGCTTCGGCCAGAGCCTCGACAAGCTCGCCGCGGTCCTCGCCGCGGACCCGCACGACGCCGACGCCACCGATGGCAGCGGCACCGACACAGGGAGCACGACATGA